The window TGGACCTTGTTTAAATCGTAGTTCAACGTTCCCCAATCAAACTTATTAACATAAAATCTAACTTGTAGAATCCTAGGACCATATGACAAAATAGTACCCAAAGGAAGCAAGAACACAAAAATCGAAGCCTAAAATCTGCCTGAAGCAGCGCCTAGGCACTGCCCTGCAGCGCTGCGGCACCAGACTAGCTCCTAGGCGCTGCCTTGCAGCGCCCAGCGCTGCGGCACTGGTCCTACGCGAATTCACCCAAAATTGCACCAAGTGCTATCCTATGACTTCTAATGCATGCATATCCATTGAAGACTTGAAACGACACCACGAAATGCACAAGATCAACCCACTTGACACTCCTAAATGCAGCAAGGAACACCCGACGAGTTCCAACCAAGCCTGCAACAAGAACttttcaagaaaacatttttttttgaaaacgcagtttgagcagtcccacgaaaacggtcataactcactcaatttttatccaaataactcgaattttatatcaaatcgaagatatcaaaaattcTACGTTTCAtctgttgaaagtttttccagaaaacagactgaaaaatcacagtaattaaaatgacagcaaatttgtgttttgagatccaaaaacaGTTTCAAAAGTGATTCAACCAtatttgctcaaacttctacagaacatacacatgattttcatacaataaacataaaaattattactatgacgagatcgatgcgaAAACGAaataatatacatgccttttgatattaaaattacCGAACCAACGATACCGACTCGGAGATGATGCGAGGGACGATCcgagacgaacgtggcacgatttttcttgaagaaaactcacGAAAATTTCAGGAAATATTCAGGagaaggggcggctgctagaGGAAGAACAAGGAACCCTAGCtatctatatttttctttttttttttaaaatgaaatgagATGGTGTGTGTGCAAAATGAAAGGTACCTAGAGATGGAATGACCGAGTGTGTGTAATGGTGTGTGTGCGCGCGTGAGTTACAACATAATTAAGGGgataaattgcttaattactCAATTAACATGCTAATAAAAAATGCTAATCAAATTGCTACATAAAATGCTAGATTAAAtgctaataaaatattatcccactaaaaatgaaattttaaaaatacacaaTTGAAAATCTAAcattcacctaataattaaattaggctttaaaatgctaaaaacttaataaattatttaaaatgcctcaaacttaacttaaaataaaataccacattttaagaTTTGCCCAAAATCGTCGCTGGTCTCCATACATcaatcccgcatcgaatattcgcctgaaacatgaaactcgataaatattttaacgtgcatcacataagcgtaaataatttaaaataatgtattttcataaatcatgcatcgctaaactcattttaaaattaaaaaaatgatttaacaatttaattaaatgcatggtttttacgtgtactgaatttggacTCTACAAAAACATAATTGAGTatagagaaaattttataaaatatgtagtttgatatattttgtgagtatgagatttttattttttagcgtaaatttttatttttaacataattaattttatagacCAATAAATTAGAGATATTGcacaaaattaaagaaaagagTAAGAAAGTACCAACGGCCAAGAGGATGGAGAATGAGGCGTACGGAGTGATGGGAGTCATAACAGGGGCCACTAAAGCAATGTCCTCATTCGAATGGGGAGTGGAACCAGGTGTCGATGAAGCATCATATCAGGAGTACTCATATTGTCCAACAACTTTGACACAGATAAGATAAGAAGGGAATTCCCTAAGCGACCCAGATAAAGGGATATGATCGAGCCAAGATCCATGTGCTTAGTTGAGATAAACAATATGAAAATTGGAATAAACGAGGCCACTAAAGCAATTTCCTCATTCGAATGGGGAGTTGAACCAGTTGTCGGTTAAGCATCATGTCAGGAGTACTCATATTGTCCAACAACTCTGACACGGATAAGATAAGAAGGGAATTCCCTAAAGCGGCCCAGAGAAAGGGATATGATCGAGCCAAGACCCATGTGCTTAGTTGAGacaaacaaaatgaaaaatggAATAAACGGGTAGCAAATCGGATGGAGTAACACTAGCTTCTCGGAAGAAAAGTTCAGAAGAAGAGGTGGCCGAGCACGAAATTTTTCGACAGTAGCAACCGCAGAAGGTTGTGGCCGGAGGGTAGAAATAGTGAAAAGATTGACAAGAGAGCCAAATGGAGGATTCGGGACTAGGGCTTTTGATTTGGGAATTTAGAGTGTGAATGATGAAGTAAGTTTAGGCTTGTGTTGGAACTCCTTGTAGAAAAATTATGAGGAGATTTAGAGATGGTAGAAGACAAACTGGAAGCATTCTTTctcaattttaaatttaatgagaGAGTTGATTTGTTAGAATCTTCTTCTAAAAACAAACTTTCCAACTCCATAAATACTACTTTGGGTTTCATTGTTGCTAATGGATACAGTGAGTTAGTATATGACCTTATATACAAGTATTTTGGCCTAATGAATCAATACACGTGGGGCATTTGTAGAAGAAACTAGGAAACACCCAAACAAGAGAAGATCGTTGAAgaaattgttagagtagatgccctgcaagccaattGTTGGTTaggaattttattgactcagatataataaataatatttgttttaatataattcattatttcatggtttgttatttctttatctgtataccgaTGTGAAGAACATAGATAAAgatcttgattatactttaacacaaataaatcgtaattcgatgttgaaactcatttgtaaacattgtatgatctaaattcgttcctagtcgattcagcagcctaaaatatggataaaggtcgcttgagcttgagactagcatctgtgatgttgtatactgcgtttcttggtaagggcatagagatgtccaaacatgcagatgagtagtcatatgatgattataccgaacaaccctccctcgaacttttcaagtggttattattcatcgagaggataagtccatagttatgattgtacaccattagtccttacgactcaGGACAACACTGAGACTCTACATGCTAGaactgtgctttgactcgtttaccggctccaggatagtcatcaggtggcgagattgggtacagttgtgaCGCATGTAGGAGCTAgagcattgtagtcggggattcaccgctcacctaagGGTGTTGATATCCTGTGTGATCTTATGAAATAATAGTgtatggaatctctggccagagtatgagatgtactttAGAGAAGGaattctccaatagtacatgcgatgacactatttatttatatcacatagttatcgaactATTATGCAACCTTCGacgaaccaatggttgcagattcgatcgggatatgtgagatgaaaggaccgtactgtacgttaatcataatcgacttgttcttgcaggcactatcagtgatacctagggaatcatgggacgatgctactagaagctcttaccatagttcgatggatttaatcagaaatatgatttctgacattctcatgataaATTGTTGATATATGGAATGAGACAAATTAggataagcccgaataaaggattatgtcccgaatcacaaagagttgtgaacccacggctagctgtatccctgaaccattgagggtcacacaagcactggatcgtttttCTTGTTGAGAGAAtgaattcaagaagttgaatttatattaatgtatagtaaattcaatgagttgaatttatgataattaaattttgggagaataaattcaaggagttgaatttataaaatttgagaatttaatttattaaacctaaaagttgagtttattaaatattaaattttggaggtgataaaattcaaggagttgcatttatgatttaaatattaaattcaaatgttgaatttataatgaatttaatttattaaattcaaaatctgagtttattgaatattaaattaaaacttGTGGGAAGTATGTTtgatgggcttgtaggagtacaagttcaatttaataaataatgaaagttcttaatggactttgaataattaattaaactagttggactagcccatttaattaatcaagttcattaatgttaattatgattatTAGGTGatgacttaattataaataggagtAATCAAGCTATAACCCTACCCTCCACACTTGTAAAACTCGAAATTCCCTCTCCCAAAgcacaaaatttcggccactctATTTTTGGGAAAAGATTGAGTCGTCTCTCAATTTTTGATTTcaacgtaaaaacttcttctaatttttctagtgcaaattagaagaggaacaaatcatctagtcgtggaccttattagaaaaataaagaaaggagTTTTTGAAGatcgttcgtagggattcatcaagagctagatCCGAcaataccggattagttggagccaagagatttaattcaccaaaggtataaaaatctaacaccctatgaatgtttattcatAAAACTATACAAATgctcaaacatatatattttgattgtcaaaataaaataaaaattttaaaacttccgctgcgtttgggcacgagaaaaacGAGATCCAACAAAATCATGGACAAGATCATTTGAAATTGAGGGAGTGGGAGAACCGCCCATAAAGCTGAACAAGAGTGGGTATCGGAAGACATCTCAGATACATACAACACATGTCGCAGAACTCTTGAAAACTCCAAGAAAAATTTCCTAGTTTTAGTTCAATAGTATTTCATATTGTCGTTCCATATTTTAGCAAATTTCACAATTTTTCTTGTGTTTCTcatcaaattttattatatttccaTATTTTGTAAATTCCtacatattattataaaaataatttgtatCGGGAGTTTATTCTGCAACTTCCAATAATTTTTAATCACTATTCTTTGTTTTTAACATTGTATTTGCTTAGGAGATCAGAACAAACGATCAAATTTGAAATCTACTTTCGTTTTGATTTGTAGAAATTAGATTTTGGCATAATATTGATCACAAAAATTATGCAAACACATAAATCGATTTTTTTACCCAAAGAAGTATCATCATAGTTTTCACGTGAATGCCCAAAAAACCAGATTGAAACAATCGAGATTAATAAGCTGTTTTTCAAAATATTGCGAATATCCGTACGTATGTCGTTCTCTCTGCTAAAAGAAAAAGCTCTAACTCACTTGTTTGATTCCTAATGATAATATATATCATCaatgtgaaaaatataaatttaacttGGACTGAACATTTGATACATTGTGGGGATATCCCAACAGGGATCACTACAATCATTCATGTTTTCCCAGTATTCGCTTATGCCGTTCATTGCATATAGCGATGCTGATATTTGTCTCTCGACTTTCAACCgttcaaaatctgaaaattccACCTCGCCATCTCTTCTCGGGGCGTAAAAGATTAACCCATCTTGTTGAGGAGAAATCTTGTCAAAATACATCCCATACGCTGAGTCTTGATCATGATTATTTAAGTAACGTGAGGAGTACATTTCATAATCACATCCTCCCAAGAAACAGGGCTTGTACACCCCCTCGGAGCTGGCTAGATTTGGGTCACTGGCCAGAGACTCGTCAATATGGTAACTATTCAAATTCCCACTACTAGATGAAGAACTTTTGGAAGCTGTTTTAACAGATTGAGACAACTGATCATTCTCAAGATCAGGAGAAGGGTGGACTTTGTTTCTATTTAGGCATCTCTTTTGATTGAGAAGATTTCGAATCTTCAAAGAGAGAACCGGGTTACATGGCACGTTGTTGAGGAAATTCGTTCTTGTATTCGTTCCGCGGAGGAGGCACGCGGCTTCATCATAAGCTTGAGCAGCCTCTTCTGCAGTATCGAATGTTCCGAGCCACATTCTGATCTTTTGAGTTGTGTTCTTGATTTCTGCAACCCATTTTCCAGAAGGCCTTTGCCTCACACCAACAAACTTGTTCTTCATGGTTGTGCTTTTGCTTCTTCTGACAGTGTTGTTATTTGTAGGGTGTGTTGTGGAACTGAATTTCCAttgtaataattaatattaatacaaTGTTTGGTGGTACTAAAGAGGAACAATGAGAGGGTATGTATTTATAGTGCTAAAGCAGGCAAGTGTGTATCTTATATATTTTTCCGGTTTTTTAAGACTGAATTTGTTCCTTTGTGAATAATTGgtctgatttttcaaaacagAGTGGGTAACTATTATTATGTCATTAGTCGTAAGCATGCTTATGAGAAATTGTTTATTTACAAGGATGGCATGCTTATCCTTATTATATCCGTATTGGTAAACACGTTCTTTGCCTTTGGTGAGGGGAGAAATGGCATGGTTTTGGCCAACTCAATTTCTTTAGTCTCTACATAagatcaaattttgacaccCATTTTTCAACTTTATCTATTTCGACTCTTAGTTTTATCTTTCATCTAAACTAAACACCACAGATTAAATCCCTAAAATAGATATGATTTCAACACACAGATCCCCTCATCCTTGTTTTTGCTTTGTATTTGTATCAAATGATTTCATTGGATACTGAATTACTGATATGATATAGTTTCGACAATAGAAAATTATTTGTTCTTAACTGTAACTTATGTAACAAATCGTTGGGTGGGACCGTAAAATGGAAATCAAACAAGTGGATAAAAAtacaagaaataaaagaaaaaatacgcATAAAGAATAAGACATGGGAGCCGTTTATTTCATCATCCACATAAGAGGAATATCACtgacaaacaaataaaaaagttaGTCAAACGTGTAGTAGATGAAGACTATTCATAACATTATATCATAGGTCGGTAAGCTTCTTTCTTCAATTGGTCAAATGCTGCATTTTAAACTGGGGAGTTGGAGCCACGAAGGCCTGCAAAATTTgaagtaaatattttgaaagtgTCATCATGTAAGCCTGCCATTCGGACATACATCCTAATTTCATTTTCCAATATacatatgataataataataataataataataataataataataataataataaataaactattaaatatgtcaaaatgtaGCTTTATATTAGATTGATACTGTCGAATCCTCGAAAGGAATCTATGCGACTCATAAACCCCCAAATACCAATTTCATGAAAACGACTGACTGGTCAATGAATTTGAACACAAGATTGCAGGGATGGTTGTTGGAACAGTTGAACTTCACCACACAAAACAATGATCGGATTCCAGACTTTGACCCAAAAATACAAGCAAGAATCACGGCCAACATAGAGTAGAACGGAACTTTATTTCTCTAAATGATGAAACTATGAAACAAAATGCAAATTCATCTGAGTCGTATGTGCCACTGAGATCCACTCTGTTGCAGCTATGTAATAGATCAAGTTCAATTAAAAGACAATGAGAACAATAGAACATCAAAATATGAGATTCCAATACGAAAGTAACtctattttataaatatgtcTCTTAAACCGAATTTGCAATCATATTAACAAATGATCAAACTTAACAAAATATGTAGCCATGTGTATACCATATCCGACTACTTGAGTTGTAAAATATGATGAGACCAAAACTGCAACATGAATTGCCTTTTCCACAACCCTTGAATATAACGATCGACCAACCTCACAAATATTACAAGAAGCCCCGGCCCCTGAGGCCATCCCCAGACCAGTCCACCCatttccttttaatttttggaaacAATACAGAAATTGCTTGTAAATGCACTCTCTACAGGCAGTCCACATTTACCAGGAAACGGCACTAACAGTCGACCAAATAGATGAAGGCTTTGAACATCTCTCTCTCAGCAGAAAAAGTCCAGGAATAAATATATGGTTGGCACAATGTGACATCACAATCTATGTTGACAGAATTGACTGTAATGCAAGCTGCTGCTGAGGCTGCAAGGACGACCATGTAGAGGCAAGGGTAGAAGGAGGTAGTGTCTGTTGTAGCTGCCTCAACAGATTGATCATTCGACTAGCTGTTTGCTCTGTGGCAAGATCCTTGCCTGCACAAAGAACCTGTAACAAAAAAATCTCAACTTGACAAAAAAGTGGCCGCCGTTGCAAGGGAATTTTCAAATCATTTTGAGAAATCTGGGCAGTAAATATAAAACTTTTTCCGCACCTATCCGAAGGTCAAAATATCAtgcacaaaatacacaaataaagCTACAGAGAATCTTCTGGTATGACTATATAATCATTTCAATGTGAACAAAAAATCGTACACCAATTCTTATACAGGGTTCTATATTAATAATGATTCGGGATACTTCAAATGGTTTAGAAACTAACCTCTGCAAATACAGATACAATTTTAGGAAGATACTGATTATTCTGGCCCAAAAGTTCCCGATCAGACCTGAAAGAGGAAAACATGGCCAACACAGAAAGCTAAGAGGACAAACAGAAACatttcagaaaaattgttgCAATAAAAATGAAAACTGTAGGCAAGAAAAAATGTGGCATCCACACCTCTCAACCATAGAGCAAAGCTGGTCATGAACAACTTTTGCTTCAATAAGATCACCCTTTATTGGCAGACAACCCAACCAGGCTGGAATCACCTGTTGTGAACTCCTTACGTTAAGAACTTGATGAAATGAGGAAGGAGACGAGACAAAACCAGTAAGAAATAGGTCAAAGGTGGATATTTAGGAATCACAACCCCACAAAAATGTTATGCCTTCCATTTTCTGTAAAATTAGACCTCACATCAAAATTAGGTTTTATTAAAAtcgaataaatataaaaatcaaatgTTCTTTACCAAGCATATACATAAAAGCACACCCTACACGAGAAAAATATTACGCACGTGCAAAGAGTAAATTGATTTCTAAACTCAGAAACACAAGTCCAAAAGCACAATGCGCAAAATAAACAGATCTTAGGTGAACATTATACTGGAGAGATTATACCTAATGGTCGTACTAATTACATATGCCTCTTGGATAATAGTTAGTTCAGAAATACGCAAATATTAGGGCATGACCATAATCTAAACCAAACATCGCCTATCCAAACCTTTTCGTATATATGGTAATGTATCATTTCGATCAAACAAGTGACAGATACCTGATTTGAATCAATCCCATCTCGATGAAATTGGCATATCTTTCCCAAAGCTGAAACAGCATTATCATATGCCATTACAAATTCTGGTTGTGAAGCATTGGGATGTCTGATAACTACATTGAGCCTGGAAAGAGCCTCTGAACAGGATAAATGGATCAATTCAGTACATAACATATAATAATATTCTACAACCCCACGCCAAGTATATCTTACCTCCTACAAGTGGTTTAAATACAGAACCACCAAATTCTGCACATACCCCGAGCCCATAGACAGCAGCCTGAGAATAGCAATGATGCACTTCAGTTATGCTTAGATTGAACAGTTTACATCA of the Primulina huaijiensis isolate GDHJ02 chromosome 1, ASM1229523v2, whole genome shotgun sequence genome contains:
- the LOC140971632 gene encoding ethylene-responsive transcription factor ERN1-like, with amino-acid sequence MKNKFVGVRQRPSGKWVAEIKNTTQKIRMWLGTFDTAEEAAQAYDEAACLLRGTNTRTNFLNNVPCNPVLSLKIRNLLNQKRCLNRNKVHPSPDLENDQLSQSVKTASKSSSSSSGNLNSYHIDESLASDPNLASSEGVYKPCFLGGCDYEMYSSRYLNNHDQDSAYGMYFDKISPQQDGLIFYAPRRDGEVEFSDFERLKVERQISASLYAMNGISEYWENMNDCSDPCWDIPTMYQMFSPS